TGGCCGAAACAATCGGTTTGCGCTCTTGCTGGCCGATCTTTACCGAGCAAACCAACGCGATCGTCGCCTATCTGCAAAACGAAGAGTGCGGCACGTCCAACCTGCGGCGGTTCAATCAGCGACGGCAGGTCGAGACGCCTCCCTTGCAAGGCGCCATCTACAGCATGTGCGACCGATTTCATCTCGACTACGAGATCTACACCAGTTGCCTGCGCGATTTTTCGGCCTGGCTGGCCGAGTAAGCGACAACACCCGGGAAAATTGCCATGGCCTTGTTTGCGCGACCGTCGGCAGAGCGAATCATCCACGATCAGCAATTGTACGAGCAGCCCGAGTTTGCGGCCGAGTACAACACCCACGTCGGCAAGACGAACCCCGACTTCAAGCCGCCGCTCAAATACTTGACGCAGAACATTCAGCCGACGCAAGCGCTGAACGTCTTAGAAATCGGCCCCGGACCTGGTTGGATCGGTATTCAGCTGGCGCAGCTGCGGCCCGCGGTGCAGGTCACCGGCATCGACGTTTCGGCGGCGTTTGTCGAGATCGCCAACGAAAACAGCCGCCGCGAAGGAGTCGACGACCGGGCGACCTTTACCCTAGGCAATGCGGCCGATATGCGGCAGTTCGCCGACGCTTCGTTTGATATCGTCTACTCGTTTCAGAGTCTGCACTACTGGGATCCGCCCGAGCAGGCGCTCGACGAAATCGCCCGGGTGCTCAAACCAAACGGCCTCTTCTGGATCGGCGACGACCGCCGCGATATGAACTGGATCGGCAAGTCGATCATGCTGATCGGACGAATGTTCCTCTCGCAGCGAATCTGGTCAGTCTGGACCCAATCGGTCCATGGCTGTCTTACCTCCGAAGAAGCGATCGCCGCGATTCAAGGTTCAGCACTTCGCGATCGCTGGCAGATTGCGATCTTGCCCAGGGCGATCGTCCTGACCAGCAAACCGCCGGGTTAGATGCTAACTTCCCTGGCGGCAGATTTTGGAACCGCAGACAAGTCGTAAGGACTGGCAACGATTCTCCGGTTGCTCTCGCAAGCAACCGGAGACCTTGCGCGACAACTAATTTGCAGCAGCGACGCCGGGCGTCTGGCTGTGGGCGTTCTGCGGGAAATCAAACGTCAACACCAGCGGTTCGGTTCCCGTGTTTTCAATTTCCACGCCGCCGCTATTAAGCGCCGCCTGGGTGATGAATCCGATTTCCGGATAGATCTCGCCCAAAACCATATCCTGGTGATAGCGAACCTCGAGCTTGCCAACGCGACCGCTGCCGCCGTTGGTGTGGAACATCGTCGGGCACTCGGGGCAGAAATTCGTCTTCGCCCCCGACTCGAGCGTCAGTCGGAGAATCGAGCACTTTTGGTCCCCCAGCAGTTCGCCGTAGACGATCCACTTGGCGTCGACGCCGGCGCCGCTGAATTGTTCGGCGTTGATGGCCGGACGCGAATTCTTCAAGACGAAGTCAGGGTCCTGGTTCGCCGCAAAGTCGAACAGGTCGACCAGGTAGTCCCAGTCTCCATGCTTCGCCTTCGGATAGTCCTCTTCTCGGCAGGCATAGAAGGCGGCCTCGGCGCTGATGCGCCCGTCCAGGGTAACGTCCTCGGCCAGGAAGTGCTCATCCATCGTGACGTGCAGTTCGTGCGTGCAGAGATCGGTCGGCGAATGGAGGACGCCGTTGGGCATCGTGAAGCCGTTGTCTAGTTGCATCATCACATGCGGCGCCAGGTGGCGAATGCCGTTGTACTCTCCCTGGCCATAGCTCTTCATGCACTCAAGGAACTTATCCTTGGTCACCCAAGAGTAAAGCCCCATCGCCGTGGTGTGATAGTGCGAAGGACTGACGCCGGGGTTGTCGAACGAGTTGATGTCATACACTTCCCACTTCGCCCAGTGCAGGTGATCGGGAATCGGATTCAGATTGTCGAACTTCTTCGACACGATCGGCCAGGTCGGCTTACCAAACATCTCTTTCGCAAACGCGGTCACCTTTTCGCCCATGACCGTCTCGGGAGCGGCGGCGATCAAGTCCTGCAGTGCGATCACCTGCCCTTCCGGAGTAAGCACGTGCGCTTCCCCTTCGCGATAGGGCGCCTTCCCGGTGCGGGTGTCGACGACGCCGGTCACGATCGGCACGGTGCAGCACATCCAGATTTCGTCCAATCCCGTGCCGCCCATGTAGTCGGGATAGTACGACTTCTCTTCCAGGCGAAGCCGTTTGCCCGGGCTGCAAAACGTCCGCCCGGCATAGCGGTGCAGCAGTTGCAACACGCCGCCGGTCTTGCTGAGACAGCTTTCGAGAACCGCAGCGACGCCGTCGCTCGTTCCGTCGATCAGATCTTGCTGCGGGTACTCGTGTAGTTTATCGGCGAGAATCGAGGGCGAAGTGGCCATGAGCATGTTTCCTCAAAGGATCAAAAAGCGTCTCTCTTTTCGAAAAAGTCTTGGGAGAGACCGCTGATATTTTCGTCTTGGCGTTAGATAACCAGGCAGGCGCAACCATGATTTTGCCAAAGTTATATCAAATAGAAAAGATGAAGGGGAATCGGAGCCCCAACAAACGGCAAAAAGGGGGGGGGAAGAAGCAGACGCAGAAGGCCAACCATACCCAAGCAGGGGTTCGCTAGTCGTAGGGTCCGCTGTGCGGACCAATCGAAGCGTGAGCCAAGTGGCAAGCGAACCAGCAAGGCCGTGGCCCGCACAGCGGACCTTACCTGCCTGTTGAAAAATGCCATCGTGGCATTTTCCAACCTCGCCAGGCTCAGAGCGTAGCTCTTCGCGGCTCGCAAAATAACGACTTACTGCATCGGTCGGGTGTAGACGTAGGGCACATCCTGGCCTGGTCGCTGGAATTCGATCGCGATGCTTCCTGGCATCTTGATATCGACCGTCTCGGCCTTGTCGGCGAATTTCAGTTCGACCGTCGCGGACTCGCCTGACGCGTTGATCACCTTCCAGGTTCCTTCGCCGGTTTCGTCTCCTGTTACCTCGAGGACACCGCCCGGCTTGAAGTGGAACACGATGGAATAACGCTCCAAACGATGCTCGGTCGCCGCGTTACGCTGGGCTTCTGATCCATCCATCATCGCGCTATGCCAGAAGACCCAGTCCCCTTCGAGCCGCTGCTCGGCGCTGGGGGCGCAGCCGCAGAGGATGGAGAGGAAGAGTAGACAACACGCCAGAGTCGAAATTGGGAAACGGTTCATGCATTGATACTCCAGCTTGAAACATCGGTGGGTCAAACCCATCTGCGCTAATCTGCGACTACCTGCGGTTACGGATCTTGGAACCACAGATGAGCGCAGATGGTCGCAGATAGAATTGGTGGTAGGGCAAGCTTCAGCAATTCGCCCATCTTTTGCTTGACAAAGCGCACGGAATTTTGATCGATTGTGGGGTGACTTGCCAGGTTTGATCTGGCCTCGAAAACCAAAGCTATGGGCTTCGGTCGAGTCGCCTTATTGTAGGCGTGAAAATGATTCGCATGCAATTGAAATCAACGCCAGCGATCGCGGCAAAAAAATGTTGTGAGTCGAGTCCACTACCGAACGAAAAAATGAAAGCCAACTAGTCCAGTGCTGTTTTGAGCGCGAAGCCGTTGAATGTGTAGGCTTACCGATTCGCCCAGCGAAAAAAAGGCGGCGGCGGTCCAGTCCACTCCCACACACTACCCCGAGTGCGCAAGCCGAGGGAAAGGGGCCACCACCAATCGCCGCCGCGAAGAAAAAACGAACAGTTCAGTCCCCTACTTTCGCGGGCGAAAAAAACGAAACAGTCCGGTCCAGTCGGTCGGCGAAAAAACATTCGTTTTCACTTACCGATAAATTTGGTTGCGCCGAACCACTGGGGCGAACCGTAAACGTTGACCAGGCCTACGATTCGGTCGATACTGGAGGGCCACTTGCCTTGGTTCGGCCCGCCTATTTCTCCTTTCTGAGAGTCCTCATGCACCAATTTCGCCCCCTGACCTATATTCGGCTCGCTCTGGCCGGTCTGGTGTCGCTGGTGATGCTCGTCAACGTTTCGATGGCCGCCGATGAGAAGCGGCCGCCGAACTTTGTCTTCTTTTTGGTCGACGATCTCGGCTGGACCGATACCGGCGTTTATGGATCGAGTTTTTACCAGACGCCGAACGTCGACGCGCTCGCGAAGGGAGGAATGAAGTTCACCAATGCCTACGCCGCTTGCCAGGTTTGCTCGCCGACGCGGGCCAGCATCATGACCGGCAAGTATCCGCAGCGGGTGCAGATCACCGATTACATCGGCGCGCCGCAACCGGACGGTTGGCGGCGGAACACGCCGTTGTTGCCAGCGCCGTACGAGCCGCAACTGGCGCTGAAGGAAAAGACGTTGGCCGAAGCGCTGAAGGAGCGCGGGTACGCGACCTTCTTCGCCGGCAAGTGGCACTTGGGCAGCCAAGGCTATTGGCCCGAGGATCAAGGGTTCGACGTCAACCAGGGAGGCATCGACCGGGGCGGTCCTTACGGCGGCAAGCGTTACTTCTCGCCCTATGGCAATCCGCGACTCACCGACGGCCCCGATGGCGAGCACTTGCCTGATCGTCTGGCGAGCGAAACGGTGAAGTTTATCGAAGAGCATCAGGACGAGCCGTTTCTGGCGTACCTTTCTTTCTATTCGGTTCACACGCCGCTAATGGCTCGCAAGGATCTGAAGCAGAAGTACGAAGACATCAAATCGCGGATTCGCATCGCCGGGCCGATCTGGGGCGAAGAAGGGGAACGCAAGGTTCGCCTGGTGCAAGAGCATGCGGTCTACGCCGGGATGGTCGAGGCGATGGACGCCGCGATCGGCAAGGTGCTCGACGCGATCGATCGGCTGAAGTTGACCGACGACACGGTCGTGATCTTTACGTCGGACAACGGCGGACTGTCGACTTCCGAAGGACACCCGACCAGCAACCTTCCGCTGCGCGGCGGCAAAGGGTGGATGTATGAAGGGGGCATTCGCGAACCGCTGATCGTTCGCTATCCGCCGCTGGTCAAAGCAGGCAGCGAAAGCGACGCGATCGTCACCAGCCCTGACTTTCTGCCGACGATCTTGGCGCTAGCCGACGTGCCGGGCGAGAAGGTCGATACCGATGGGGTAAGCATTGTGCCGGCGCTGGTAGGAAAACCGCTCGATCGCGGACCAATCTTCTGGCACTACCCTCACTACGGCAATCAAGGGGGACAGCCGACCGCCGCGGTTCGTGAAGGGGACTGGAAGCTGATCGAATGGTACGAAGACGGCAAATTAGAACTTTTTAATTTGGCCGAAGATATCGGTGAAAAACAGAACTTGGCCGATGCCAAGCCGGAGAAACGCAAGCAACTTCACCAAAAACTGCGTCAGTGGCGGAAAGAAGTGGGGGCGATCCTGCCGACGGCCAACCCAAACTACAAGGCTAGCAAGAAATTGCGAGACTAACTGCCTGTTGAAAAATGCCCTCGTGGCATTTTCCAACCTCGCCAGGCTCAGAGCATAGCTCTTCGCGGCTCGCAAAATAACGACTTACGTCATTATTTTGGGATCGCATCCGTGCGATCACGCAGTCCGTCGAGAAAATCAACGGCCTGCTAGGGTTGTCGGCGCACGTCGCACGAGGGTGTTAAAATACCTCGCTGACGACGATAACGGTTCCACTTTGAATACACATGAGAAGGAAGGCCATTGATGCGTAGAACCATGCTTTGCAGTCTGTTTGTCGCCGCCTCCGCGCTTTGCGGCGGAAGCGTTTTTGCGGAAACGATCGATCTCGGTTTGCCTGAAGGTTACACGGCCGAGGTCGCCGCCAAGGGTTTGAGCAACCCGTCCGGCGTCGCGTTCAGCCCGAGCGGCACGCTGACGATTTGCGATTCGGCCGATGGCCGCGTCCTGACCCTGGAGTCGGGCGAACTGAAAGAGTACATCACCGGCTTCCCGACCGAATACTGGAAGGTCGACGCCGAGTCGGGCGCCAAGCGGTTCAAGCTCGGTCCGCTGTCGGCCGTTTGGTTGGATGGCGAAACGTTAGCCGTGACCAACGCTGGCCTGAAGGATGGCGAAGAAACGGTCGTCTTCTTCAAGGGCCCCGGCAAAGCCGAAGCGGGCGAAGAAACCAACCCGGTCGGTCCGACCTCGGAAGACGAAGCCGACAAGGGGGAAGGCAACCTGACCGGCATGACCGCCAGCAAAGATGGCAAGACCATCTATCTGGCCGGCCAAGGCGCCGACGCCAAGACCTGGCTGCTGAAAGTCGACGTCGCCGACAAGAAGCTGAGCCCGCTGTTTTCGGCCGACGACAACGACATCGCGATCAACTCGCCGATGGCGACCGCGCTGTGGGGCGATGACGCGATCTTGGCTCTTTACTCGGGCGCCGGCGGCAAAGACGACGGTTTGATCGTCGAGTGGAACCTGGAAAGCGGCAAGCCGACCAAGCAATGGACCGTGCCGGGCCTGCTCGATCCGATGGGCTTCGCCGTCATCCCGGGAACCAAAAAGCTGGCTGTGGTCGACAACAACTGGGCGCTGACCGAAGTGAAGCCGGGCAAACTGGCGGTTGTCACGCTGCCGGAAGAATCGGGCGACGCCAAAGTTGAAGTGCTGACCGAAAAGCTGCGAGGCCCGGTCGCCTGCACGTTCGGCCCCGATGGCAAGCTCTACATCGGCCAACTGGGCAAAGAGTTCGATAAGAACGAAGGCTCGGTGATCGCCGTCTCGGGCTTGAAGTAAGCGACCGCTTACCGAGATTATTTTGACAATGGAAGCGCCGCGTCCGCCCCTTGGCAGACGCGGCGTTTTTTCACGAAGGAGCGCCTAGGATGGCAACCGTTCATATCCCGGCTCAACTCCGCAAGCTGACCGGCAGCGAGCAGGTTGAAGTGGAAGCGGCTAACCTGCGGCAGTTGCTGGAGGCGCTGGAGTCGCGGTTCCCCGGAATCAAAGACCGACTGTGCGAAGGGGACCGGATTCGCCCTGGACTGCAGGTGACGATTGACGGACAGATGAGCCAAAAAGGGCTGGCCGCGGCGCTTGCGCCACAGAGCGAAGTCTACTTTTTGCCGGCAATTGGCGGGGGATAACGCCCGACAAACAGCCAAAAGCCGGCCCATAGACGGGGAATCACTCTTGCCGCTGATCGGCGAATCTCGCTAGACTCTGGTGACCTATTTTGCCAACGAGCGGGGATCGACTGGACATGCGTTTCAACACGGACGGCTTCAGAAGAATTCGAAACATCGCCCTGCGCGCCTGGTGGAAGGGGTTTGGCGTGGCGGCGCCAACCAAGGTCTGCCACGAAGCGAAGCCGCAGATCGAAGTCGAGCCGGCGTCGCAGTACGAGTATGGCCAGCGGACGATGTATGGGGCGATCGACGAAGTGGGCCCCGCCGTCGAGCAGATGATCGCCGGCGATCACTTGAGCGTGCATGATCGGCAATGGAATGGCGAGTCGACGATTGACTACCCGGCGAGCGGGATCAGCTTCTTGGACCAGGGAAGCGTCGTTGGGCGAAGTGGGATCTTGATCTCGCCCGAGCATGGCGTGATGGAAGATCTGGGCGGCAGTTCTCTGGCGTCGCTGCTGGACAACGAGGCTCCTCCTTCCCACTTACCCCGCCCGACGAAGGTAAAAGGGGACGTGTTGGCGATGACCCGCTTCCTGGCGCATCGCAACTACTATCACTGGACGCTGGAGATGTTGTCGCAGTTGCGATTGCTGGAGCAAGCCGACGTCTCGTACGACTACGTCGCCGCCTCGAAGCGCCGCGCGTTCGCGCGGCAGACGCTGGAGCTACTGGGCATTCCGGCCGAGAAGATCGTCTTGACCAACCACTACACGCACCTGCAAGCCGATCGGCTGATCGTGCCGAGCGCCGGACACTTCTATCCGCAAGCGGAAGGAGTGCGCTACCTGCGTGAGCGGATGCGTCGTCAAAGCTGGTCGCACTACGATCGTGATGATCGCCTGAAGTTGTACATCGCGCGGCGGAAGAGTCTGTCGCGCAATATCGTGAATGAAGAGGAGCTGTTCGCGCAGCTCGAGCCGCTTGGCTTCCAGAAGGTCTACCTCGAGTACTTGCCGC
The genomic region above belongs to Blastopirellula retiformator and contains:
- a CDS encoding sulfatase; the protein is MHQFRPLTYIRLALAGLVSLVMLVNVSMAADEKRPPNFVFFLVDDLGWTDTGVYGSSFYQTPNVDALAKGGMKFTNAYAACQVCSPTRASIMTGKYPQRVQITDYIGAPQPDGWRRNTPLLPAPYEPQLALKEKTLAEALKERGYATFFAGKWHLGSQGYWPEDQGFDVNQGGIDRGGPYGGKRYFSPYGNPRLTDGPDGEHLPDRLASETVKFIEEHQDEPFLAYLSFYSVHTPLMARKDLKQKYEDIKSRIRIAGPIWGEEGERKVRLVQEHAVYAGMVEAMDAAIGKVLDAIDRLKLTDDTVVIFTSDNGGLSTSEGHPTSNLPLRGGKGWMYEGGIREPLIVRYPPLVKAGSESDAIVTSPDFLPTILALADVPGEKVDTDGVSIVPALVGKPLDRGPIFWHYPHYGNQGGQPTAAVREGDWKLIEWYEDGKLELFNLAEDIGEKQNLADAKPEKRKQLHQKLRQWRKEVGAILPTANPNYKASKKLRD
- a CDS encoding MoaD/ThiS family protein codes for the protein MATVHIPAQLRKLTGSEQVEVEAANLRQLLEALESRFPGIKDRLCEGDRIRPGLQVTIDGQMSQKGLAAALAPQSEVYFLPAIGGG
- a CDS encoding class I SAM-dependent methyltransferase, with protein sequence MALFARPSAERIIHDQQLYEQPEFAAEYNTHVGKTNPDFKPPLKYLTQNIQPTQALNVLEIGPGPGWIGIQLAQLRPAVQVTGIDVSAAFVEIANENSRREGVDDRATFTLGNAADMRQFADASFDIVYSFQSLHYWDPPEQALDEIARVLKPNGLFWIGDDRRDMNWIGKSIMLIGRMFLSQRIWSVWTQSVHGCLTSEEAIAAIQGSALRDRWQIAILPRAIVLTSKPPG
- a CDS encoding glycosyltransferase family 61 protein, coding for MRFNTDGFRRIRNIALRAWWKGFGVAAPTKVCHEAKPQIEVEPASQYEYGQRTMYGAIDEVGPAVEQMIAGDHLSVHDRQWNGESTIDYPASGISFLDQGSVVGRSGILISPEHGVMEDLGGSSLASLLDNEAPPSHLPRPTKVKGDVLAMTRFLAHRNYYHWTLEMLSQLRLLEQADVSYDYVAASKRRAFARQTLELLGIPAEKIVLTNHYTHLQADRLIVPSAGHFYPQAEGVRYLRERMRRQSWSHYDRDDRLKLYIARRKSLSRNIVNEEELFAQLEPLGFQKVYLEYLPLKRQIQLFQRAGVVVGPHGAGFTNLVYSPPRTAVFEITPTCRPALFFHYLAEINEQPHAVYFGQPAGQRGSDANIQVDAQDVRRSLSEFLETIGSDRQLAAA